CATTGGCCATAACAAATGCTGGATAATCCGGATTTTTTCTGTCCATTTTAAAACTAATTCTTCCTACAGCAACTGCATTTTCTTTGTCTGGAGTAATAATTTCTTTGTCTAATTTTGTAGTTTCAAAATACGTTGGAAATGCAATTTCATATTTGGACTTAGAGTTCCATTTACCAAATGTATTTTCTAAAATTTCTGCTGTAGATTTAGGATCTAGATCTCCAACAACACTTCCGACTCCATTATTTCCACCTAAAATATTTTGATAGAAATCAACAATTTCAGATTGTTTTACCTTTTTAAAAGCATCTATCTGTTCTGGTATAGTCTGTGTGTAAAAAAAGCTGTCTTTTGGATATTTTGTTGTCTGTCTTACAATTTCTGTAAATGCTACAGCTTGCGGATCATTAAGACTTGATTCTAAATACGTATTGTACTCGTTGATTGTTTTAGTCAATTCATTTTGAGGGAAAGTTGAATTCGTTAATAAATCTCCCAAAATACCCATAACTTCTTTAAAACTTTCTTTGTAAGTACTAATATTGATTGACAAAGTTTGTCTTGAAAAATTAAAATTGATACTTGATTTTAATTCATCCAATCGATCCTGAATTTGTTCTTTGGTTCTGGTTTTAGTTCCTGTTTTTAATAACTGAGCCAGAATACCTCCTGTATCTGTTTTACCAGCTAATTCTTTTTCATTACTAACTGGGAATTTAAAACTTGCTTGAACTTTACCGCCTTTAATTTCTTTTTTAATTAAGCCGTATTTCGCCCCGTTTGTTAGTTTTCCTTCAACAAGATTTTGTTTTAGATTTTTTATTGATGCTTCAAATGGCGCTGCTTCTTTTTCAACCGCTTTACCTTTATATTCTTTAGTTAAACTTACAATTTGTTCATCAGTAAATTCAGCAGGCTTTACTCTCACTTCATCTTTTGATGGAATGAATATACCAACAGTTCTGTTATTGGATCTGAAATATTTCTCAGCAACTCTTTGAATATCTTCTTTAGTTAATTTTTCAACTGCGTCTCTGTATAAAAAACCAAGTCTGTAATCACCGGAGCCAATAATTTCTGTTAAGTTGATAGCAAACGAAATGGTATTATTTTTTTCGGCATCGATAGATTTTATAAGTTTTGCTTTTGCACGGCTTACATCCTGATCGGTATATTGGGTGGTTGCTATTTTATCTAGCTCGGCTCTAAAAGTTTCATTAACTGCTTTAACATCTTTATCATTTGGAACGGATACTCCAAAATAAATATAACTTGCATCTCTTGTGGTTGGCTGCCAGAAATAGATATTAGAAGCTTTTTGCGTTTCTATCATTGACTTATACAAATATCCTGATGGATCTGCCGTTAAAATTTCGCCTAATGCATCGACAGCAGCATAATCTTTATCGGCATAAGAAACGGTATGATAGAGAGCTCCAATATTTTTACTGTCACCTGCTCGTTTAAGTTCTACGAATTTCTCTCCGTCCTGAGCCGGCTCAATTGTATAGGTTTTATCTAAGAGTCTTTTAGGTTTTGGAATTGCTCCAAAATATTGCCCCGCATACTGCAATGCTTTTTGCTCATCAAACTTACCCGCAATTATTAAAGTAGCATTATCCGGCTGATAATATTTTTCGTAAAAAGTCCTAAGTGTATTCGCCTTTACTCTTTCAATATCTTCTTTACTTCCAATAGTACTTCGTCCGTAATTATGCCAAAGATAAGCTGCCGAAACAATTCTTTCCTGTAAAATTCTATCAGGGTCATTTTCTCCTATTTCAAATTCATTTCTTACCACAGAAAATTCTTTATCAAGATCCGTCTGCAGAATAGTGGCATTAATCATCCTATCTGCTTCCATTTCGATACTCCATTTTAAATTTTCATCGTTTGAAGGAAAAACTTCATAATAATTTGTTCTATCTAACCAAGTGGTCCCATTTGCATTTCCTCCTTTATCAGATAGCATCTTTTTAATATCACCCAAATTTTTTGTACTTTTAAAAAGCATATGTTCTAATAAATGAGCCATTCCTTTTTCTCCATAACCTTCGTTTCGAGAACCTACATTGTAAACAATATTGACAACCATATTACTTTGTGAAGCATCTGGAATCAAGAGAATTTTTAATCCATTATTTAAAGAATATTCTTTAACACCTTCAACATTTGTGATATACTTTGGTGTTTCGGATTTTTTTTGGGCATAAACTGAGCTCAATGAAAGTAATGAGCAGCATAAAACTCCACTTAATAAAAGCTTTTTCATAGATTTTGTTTAATTATTTAGTAATTGTTCATGGGTAATCAAATATAGTATTTTTCCTAAACACGTTTAATTTTTATTAACTAACTTTTAATACTTAAAACAAACATAAGTTTAATGTTTTTCACAGAAACTCACAATTATCTCAACAATATGGCGAATTCTATAAAATAATTACAAAAAAGAAAATCCGAAACTACATTAAAAAATGATTGTTTCGGATTTAGTTTTGATTCCAATTTAAAACTGGAAAGTATTTTATTAGACTGCGATTCCTGATTTTACAGTTTCAAAGTTCCCATTTAAGTGAGCCGCATTTGCTCTTCCGCTCGGGTCAAGATTTTCCTGCCATTTCGGAATCCATTTACGCACCGTTTGTGCTGCGCTGACTTGAGGATAATATTTATGAAAAATC
This is a stretch of genomic DNA from Flavobacterium endoglycinae. It encodes these proteins:
- a CDS encoding M16 family metallopeptidase, with amino-acid sequence MKKLLLSGVLCCSLLSLSSVYAQKKSETPKYITNVEGVKEYSLNNGLKILLIPDASQSNMVVNIVYNVGSRNEGYGEKGMAHLLEHMLFKSTKNLGDIKKMLSDKGGNANGTTWLDRTNYYEVFPSNDENLKWSIEMEADRMINATILQTDLDKEFSVVRNEFEIGENDPDRILQERIVSAAYLWHNYGRSTIGSKEDIERVKANTLRTFYEKYYQPDNATLIIAGKFDEQKALQYAGQYFGAIPKPKRLLDKTYTIEPAQDGEKFVELKRAGDSKNIGALYHTVSYADKDYAAVDALGEILTADPSGYLYKSMIETQKASNIYFWQPTTRDASYIYFGVSVPNDKDVKAVNETFRAELDKIATTQYTDQDVSRAKAKLIKSIDAEKNNTISFAINLTEIIGSGDYRLGFLYRDAVEKLTKEDIQRVAEKYFRSNNRTVGIFIPSKDEVRVKPAEFTDEQIVSLTKEYKGKAVEKEAAPFEASIKNLKQNLVEGKLTNGAKYGLIKKEIKGGKVQASFKFPVSNEKELAGKTDTGGILAQLLKTGTKTRTKEQIQDRLDELKSSINFNFSRQTLSINISTYKESFKEVMGILGDLLTNSTFPQNELTKTINEYNTYLESSLNDPQAVAFTEIVRQTTKYPKDSFFYTQTIPEQIDAFKKVKQSEIVDFYQNILGGNNGVGSVVGDLDPKSTAEILENTFGKWNSKSKYEIAFPTYFETTKLDKEIITPDKENAVAVGRISFKMDRKNPDYPAFVMANEMLGSGGFLSARIPMRLREKEGISYGAGSFTDVPINNDTASWSYYAFLNPTKKNAVEAAAKEEIAKAIKDGFTAEELKTNLKSWQNERKTRLGIDNTLMDLVNTNLQYGVPLEDYDALEEKVKALKVEEVNAVLKKYLSLDKMSSIYAGDFNKK